TATTTGTGCCATCAGGCACGTCCACATATGTGCTGCTAATCAAACCTGGATTGAGTCCTTATCTTTAAATAAACCAGGGGCCAACTGATGAGTGATTATCATACAAATAATTGAAAATGAGTGGTTCTATTTCCCTGCACAAGTGTAGTGTCAAGTGATCGAAGTGTTTTACAATATTCTTTTAGGAAGAATTGATTTTAGAAAgtaagaaatgtaaaaaaatacaacttcTAACTGACACTATGCCAGGTTATACGGTAATGTAGCTCTGACACATAATGTGTGCGACTTAAAATTACCGAGCAGTGCGCggtataaacattaaaaaaaaaacactttaaacactAATTAACTAAACTTGCCCTATAGCTACCTGGTGCTGTGACAGTAGACATTGTTTTGCAGCTGTCGGCTCTGGTTTTATGCGCGTCCTCAGTCTCTGTGCTGAAAGAAATAACCGTTGCACCTCCCCGGAGAAGCTAGCAGACCTGCTATGCTGGCTAACGTTAGCAAACAACAATACCTGGCGTACATGGAGTATTGCGAGACAAAGCTTCACATTAATCGTTATAGGGGGTCAAGACGTGCGATTAAATGTCACAGCAATAACTTTTCAAAGTCGTAAATAGGCTGCTGTTAAGCATTATCTGGCATCAGTGCAGGAAACGAAACTCATTTAGACgataacaaaacaaactggcTAGCTAACGGAATGGTGCGTTCAAGGTACACGATAAAAGATGGGAAATACTGGCTAAGGGGAATATtgatgaaaacaaaataatcGGTCACCATAAAATGATTTGTGCCACTGCATATCACTCTTCAGAGTCACAAAAAACTAACTTcctcttcttattattattattttattattattccgtatgtttttttggcgcagtgtatcttcagcatacattgaccgatttcagccttTCAACcagggccggttctagacaggcatgtatgagggggcagtcagaaTGTGATGGGGGCAccatgtgtacacttcatgttaaagcactttcttcctctcttatAGTGACAATATTTTCCTTGTCAGGCCTTTATCTtcacctgaagactaagcttctgctggtatagcactgaggcacgcaatcagtggcggttttgggcacggGTAGACCGGGTGGTCGCCAGGGGCGGCATCACATGGGGCGGTACGAACAGTtggaaaaaataatataatataatataaatacatcatagatcactgtgtggagaattggcaaattagcgccccctgcagctgcaggtgcccctgatgctgagaagctgccgtACAGAAGCtgtaagaggaggagaggaagagctcacctctgggtctccaaacggaccggacagggagtgaaagggggaggtctcactctgtcccgatagtgtgtgtcactgcgtgtttgtgtatagcagcagtatagtctgatgctggactgagagtctgatgctgcgcactgtgtttttataacgtccatccatgatgcgctgctctggctcgtcggttaGCGAACAAGTTAAgtccataaataaatacataaataaataaataagtccgtccatcaatgacaggctgattaacggtaAACTAAGTAAGAGTactgctcactgtcagctgctttatgagttaaatacagggtaaaaagtgggaatgattatttttcatccatatttatcatccattcagcctctcttcacttgatgcccacagcctggaccatcacacaggtatcaaaatcactagttgcccaaagtgtgtACACAattacaaccttttatgctgcttattaaagcaatagtacagtgaaatatttttgttttgtctgaataagcaaggacatatgtttgatccaagtgctctagtttacatgccttatgttagtttaattaaaaaaatatatagacaatggggaatttattatttataccatttatcatcatattatccattttgcaatctgtcatgtttgttttctgtaatgtttgtgcatgtttgttcctctctctctccttcatcctctctgtcctgtctccctcttcttctcctcctctacccggccaactggcagcaggacggttcttccttatgagccagatcctgctcaaggtttcttcctgttaaaagggagtttttcctgacaccgTGGCTCTTAAGggagttcaggctctgggtctctgtgaagtgctttaAGACAATTTCTTATTGTAAAACGCACTGTATTATTAAAACTGAATTGCAGCCTTCACCCTTATTtaatgagggggggggggggggcttacgGGGAGTCTCGCCCGGGGAGTcattcaatgtagaaccgccactgcaTGCATCCCCCTGATCACTATAAGGTGGCGATCCCTCAGGGggaaactgaaacatgaaaattGAATAGATAAAATATCCTTAATATAGATTTAGtaagtaagtttaagtttacaaaactaaaaggtagtcttatgaataaaagtaacactaaaatatataaagcacagcagataggctatagatcatgtaatgttttctcttttttattatttgtttgatttgtatttttttaaagcactctatTCCTATCTGCTTTACAACCCCAGTCTCAtatttccctttgcaaaaacGTTCACAAAAAAATGGATatattgcagtgtctgtgtcctgctagagctggagtggaaattaagtaagctggctttgtagaaactgcagaggtgatctgaaacagaacagtgtaGAACTACAGTCTGAGGCGGGGCTTTAGtagggctctgtcagacagcggtcATGGCTCTGTGCTGGTTgtagagctgggagcatgctccacgagaacaaagaactttctccttGCTCCTGAGGTGGGAAGAACAAGAACGAAGTTCGTTTCAGAGCGGAGTATTCGAACTCCCCGAGATGCATGTGTGCAGCtcctttaaaggtcgggtaggagatttcattctgatgcactttttgttaaattagtgtaacttctctttacaatccgatagcaaccgattagttcagcagtttcacattaaagcgaagaatattaatcatctgtggaagctataaaacactaaaaacatcagccaatcctccgggtggaccctgcacggagtattggctggttgtcactctcttcctgctctgcgtgcaccagagaggtacgtgcatgatggccgaagtcaaagactgcagctcgtcttcaggtgatgcgcgtccatgtgattgggaggcgtggcttcggggtgagctccgagagaaaggggcgtgtgtttactttggaaatctggctgactctcactgagttttaaaatctcctacgtCGGGTAGGAGATTCTTTAAAGTCTTCCCTCTCCgtaaccacactgaaacctgacactacaccgttagactacgtgttgactcatttgcatacggacgctgattggatgtttactcagggctcagggtgtgtgtgtgtgataatttTGTCAATACGTAATATATTAATTTGGTGAGTATATTAACGTGCTTTCTCAACTTTAAAAAATTTAGacagacatttatttgagggggcactgcccccttttgcccctgcctagaacccTGCCTcgcattcaactatcaaaatgttcatctcacagaggacattccgggtcatcttcaagtttttttaaaaaaaattataatttttcaaatattaagcaatttctgtgtcatttttaacatgggagtctatgagagatccCTCCAACGAGGGTCGTCTGCCAagtgtatctcctcctacaaatttcaagctacagactccattttagtcttaaaacgctcattagatgctgctctatcaaacttgtattcagaattttctagttccgaatcgtttccacacgccaggctctcaaagttggagtggttttttgaaggtctcctctgctgttaccatggtgacaggctgacacacagaggcaatgcttcagctgcagcaatcaaacttgcattgtcttcaggaaatgcccttttctagtaaTAATCGTTATTTGAGTTAACCATAATTAAATACAAactttttacacacagacatggagcTTATTTGTttaatcagtaaaaaaaaacattttatttcgacaagaataaaataaatcaaatttcACAGAAAACTGACCGAAACGTATTTTTGATGcagtccagcagggggcagcacaggTCAGTGAGCAGTTACTATTTACATGATGGTACAGAGAAAAATATGTGAAGTGGTGTTTTCATACATCCTTCCAGTAATATGTGGCAAATTATTCAGCTCTAAACAAAAGATTAAATCAACAAAAATTTCGAAAATTTCAAAATTCAAATCAAAGATGACAAATCAACCCAGAGGTGTCAGTGTATTGGCATGTCTTTAAACAGAGCTAATGATGGAAGCAGGCTGTTTGGATGCTCTGTTGGTCAGTGTGCTGTAAGTAGCACACTCAGCGTCTGACACAACctggaaaacacagacagacataaacaGGAAATGTTCCGAGTGCGGTTCAAAAACAGTGAGGCCGGCTCCTGGTACCTTTTGTGTCGGTGGTTTTTTAATGGTAACCACAGAACTATACAAGACGTCCACATCTCTTTCAGTGCACAAACTCTGGGAAGTTAAATAATGAATTAGAAAATCATGTGGGTCCATTTTTACTGAGAACATCCATCAGAACTTTACGCTGATGTGACTGCAGCTTACCTCAGAGGGAGTTCTCCTCCTGtgtgacacaacactgtatGTTATGTCTTCTTCATTCTGTGTATAAAGAGTAAATAGGATGTGATTATTGATAAGGCCAATGTACACATTTACAGCTCTTATTTtatcagtttgttttattttaaataaactgttttaaagTGTCCTTTATGTTCTTACCGTCATTGACGCTGATTCTTTTTTCTGCTCTATAAAATCAATAATTTCAGTATCATAATGACAATGTTGCACATATCTACTCTTCAATTTCTAATATTTGATAACAAAGGTTTTCAGAATTTAACTACTTACTGCATGTTTTCAGGATAAACCAGATGAGCAAGACCATCACTAAGATGGAGATCGCCACAgtcaggaggaagatgaagctCAGCAGGTTAACAGACGGGCTGGAGCAGACATTTAAAACAGCTTTTAATAATGTTTAGTGAGATGTGGGgaatattttaatttttctcCAGACCCACAGAAATCCTGTATTTTGCGTGTACTTTAACAGTAAAGCAGCCTCAGCACTCTAAAGCTGCGGGTGCTGACCTGTGGTGTCCACTTTGATCTGTGGGCGGTGGCTGAGAGTCTGAGGTGAGATTCACAGCTTCAGCAGTAGATGCAAATGTGATGAACTTCCTCGTTGCTGCAAATAGAAACTGCAGCATGATTCTCATGCATATATTTATAGATAATGGTAAACAGTGTGGTACTCACTGGCAGGGCTGGGCCTGTGTTTAACCCTTACATACACCGGCATCTGTAAGCCGGCCCTCTGACAGAAATACCAGCCGCCGCTCTCTGTGTTCATTCGTCTCATAGTCACAGTGAAAACACTGGCAGCACTTTCAATGATCACGTTTATTCCATCTATTGATCCACCTGGTGCTCTCACACAGGACCCTCCAAGCCTGCACCACTCATCCTTTCCTGACATTCTATGACGACAGGTGATGGTTAAGTCTTCTCCATTAAACCCTGTCACCTCCTGATGATCCACGTAGAGAAGCGGTGGCCCTTAAAGAGAACAAGAATAAAGTTCAGTTCATCAGAAGTAACAGATCAGCAGCAGGgagtgaagtgtgtgttgttCTTACCTGTAGTGAGAGACAGCTTGAAATAACTCCTAACATCAGCCCCCTGGTTGATCTCCACAGCACACCAGTAATAACTGTACTTCACATCAATAATAGTCACagtgaagatgttttgctgacTGTCATCACGGATAAAAAACTTCTCCCCTGGCTGATTTGTTTTGACCACATAAGTACAGAGATTCCAGCGGTATCCTTCACACAAGTATTTCACATGGCTCTTATATTTTGGCTCGTACAGACACGGGACAGAGACGGAGCCTCCCCTCCTCACTGACACTTTCCTGACTGTAGTGATGCTGCAGATTCCTGCAATAAAACTGCTAATATTAGGCTTCTATTCAAGCatgacataaaaaataaaagaaaacaatctatccacagaaaacaacacaggaaCGTGTGACTGACCTGTGAGAGCAGCGaggatgagcagcaggcagaggtgaagagtcatgtTGACGACTGAACCGAAGTCAGACTGATTCTTCTACTTCCTGAGGAGCAGTGAGTGTCTCACTTCCTTCTTATCTGTGAGGACGGGGCCAGAATGTGAAATTATTTCAGTAACAACTGCATCTTCACGTCATTTAAggctttttttatattaaaaaacaaaacaaaatagcGAGTATCAACTCACACACTTCTATGTGACATTATGTTAGCTTCATTCCTGAtgtagaataaaaaaataaataaaaagtagaATAAAGTTCAATATTTGAAGAGTCGACACTCCCTCTGCTACTAGAACTCTTCCTATTGgtcactgctgtgctgcatcactggaAGAGGAGAAtataacagcagcacagtgaagtCAAAGGTTTCATCAGGGAGCCACAGGTGCTGCTGTCGACAATGACTGAAGCAGAGTTAGACACCGCCAGTGTTGGGACggatacttttaaaaaatattcatttacAGATTACAGCCTGCCACACTGACTCATCATCAACATAGATGTATATGCATATATTATAGCATATTAATTCAAACAtttgtgaagtcggccattttaacagt
This window of the Parambassis ranga chromosome 6, fParRan2.1, whole genome shotgun sequence genome carries:
- the LOC114437849 gene encoding uncharacterized protein LOC114437849; translated protein: MTLHLCLLLILAALTGICSITTVREVSVRRGGSVSVPCLYEPKYKSYVKYLCEGYHWNQCTSVVKTNQAGEKFFIRDDSQQNIFTVTIIDVKSSYYWCAVEINQGDDVGSYFKLSLTTGSPLLYVDHQEVTGFKGEDLTITCRHRMSGKEEWCRLGGSCVRAPGGSIDGINVIIESAASVFTVTMRRMNTESGGWYFCQRAGLQMPVYVRVKHRPSPAIVNMTLHLCLLLILAALTGICSITTVRKVSVRRGGSVSVPCLYEPKYKSHVKYLCEGYRWNLCTYVVKTNQPGEKFFIRDDSQQNIFTVTIIDVKYSYYWCAVEINQGADVRSYFKLSLTTGPPLLYVDHQEVTGFNGEDLTITCRHRMSGKDEWCRLGGSCVRAPGGSIDGINVIIESAASVFTVTMRRMNTESGGWYFCQRAGLQMPVYVRVKHRPSPATTRKFITFASTAEAVNLTSDSQPPPTDQSGHHSPSVNLLSFIFLLTVAISILVMVLLIWFILKTCSK